The following proteins are co-located in the Candidatus Eisenbacteria bacterium genome:
- a CDS encoding T9SS type A sorting domain-containing protein codes for MNAMKNSKSLVHSIVAMVVLASTQFPGAAAKAEGMFPVGTAANTVDLQNARGAVPYEGGWAIPLAGERPAWYTSELEQQVLAAGGTPVAAPTDIPLPSEIGIRPGSWMIAPYGCTMNFVFTRNGGFAIGTAGHCVDKLGQHVVLLTLAPGTQNPVLVDIGTAIARHENGIGDDFALVSINPVLNPWVSATTAVIAGPCNQYTGFGPETVWHYGHGLGIGTGGTPRAGVALTWKKDAYGWDSPAIFGDSGSPVRVTDLEAAGDLTHLVVDTKWLPSVIAGTRIGKMLQIANGWSLVNSPLCTAGLGAPAVATDIGAGAPMVMVERPEPSPTVGSVRVKLALAKATDVEARIFDIRGRAMATLYRGALPGGTQILNWDGKTRDGSMAPAGVYFVQVQADQNVIGSKFVLVR; via the coding sequence GTGAACGCCATGAAGAACAGCAAATCGCTCGTCCACAGCATCGTCGCAATGGTCGTCCTCGCCTCGACGCAGTTTCCTGGTGCCGCCGCGAAGGCCGAGGGGATGTTCCCTGTCGGGACCGCAGCCAATACCGTCGATCTCCAGAATGCGCGCGGAGCGGTGCCATACGAGGGTGGCTGGGCCATCCCCCTGGCCGGCGAGCGCCCTGCCTGGTACACGTCCGAATTGGAGCAGCAGGTTCTCGCAGCGGGAGGAACCCCGGTGGCCGCGCCCACGGATATCCCGCTCCCCAGCGAGATCGGGATACGGCCCGGATCCTGGATGATCGCGCCTTACGGCTGCACAATGAATTTCGTCTTTACGAGGAACGGCGGGTTCGCCATCGGGACGGCGGGCCACTGCGTCGACAAGCTCGGCCAGCACGTTGTCCTCCTCACGCTGGCGCCGGGAACGCAAAACCCGGTGCTGGTCGATATCGGCACCGCGATTGCTCGACACGAAAACGGGATCGGTGACGATTTCGCGCTCGTGTCCATCAATCCGGTGCTCAACCCCTGGGTCAGTGCGACGACGGCCGTGATTGCTGGGCCCTGCAATCAATACACGGGTTTCGGCCCGGAGACAGTCTGGCACTACGGTCATGGGCTCGGCATAGGTACTGGGGGGACCCCTCGCGCCGGGGTGGCGCTGACCTGGAAAAAGGATGCCTACGGCTGGGACAGTCCGGCCATCTTTGGAGATTCCGGGAGCCCGGTCCGTGTCACGGACCTTGAGGCTGCGGGCGACCTCACGCACCTGGTCGTGGATACGAAGTGGCTGCCGAGCGTCATTGCCGGAACCCGCATCGGCAAGATGCTGCAGATCGCAAATGGCTGGAGTCTGGTGAACAGCCCGCTGTGCACCGCGGGCCTTGGCGCGCCGGCGGTGGCCACGGACATCGGAGCGGGAGCTCCCATGGTGATGGTCGAGCGGCCCGAGCCTTCACCCACAGTAGGCAGCGTACGGGTCAAGCTCGCGTTGGCGAAGGCGACGGATGTCGAGGCAAGGATTTTCGATATCCGCGGACGCGCGATGGCAACCCTGTACCGCGGGGCACTTCCCGGCGGGACTCAAATCTTGAATTGGGACGGAAAGACCCGGGACGGGTCAATGGCGCCAGCCGGCGTCTATTTCGTCCAGGTACAGGCGGACCAGAACGTGATCGGGAGCAAGTTCGTTTTGGTAAGGTGA
- a CDS encoding peptidoglycan bridge formation glycyltransferase FemA/FemB family protein, with amino-acid sequence MTNATLSQPALPAATEGWSAWDAFLVTTSESGFMQSSWWADFRVEAGYGNFGVVLRNRGAVVGGAVVLTYEYAPGHCFYYIPEGPVLPAGERAASEVFAAILEAIEERRRTESRTVSHLRIEPRWERLPDFVQGFRVVPAFKDCYMEPRDTLCIDLRPPEPAILAQMKPKGRYNIGVARRHGVVVVEDSTRRGLANFLRIYQATVRRQGLRPKPREYFEGLTGKLAPLGQGAVFFAEHRGRRIAAAVVVYFGSRATYFFGGSLTGSRKFMAPYLLHFEIMRRAKAMGYDWYDLWGVAPTGEPDHPWQSISVFKRKFGGVEVRLVPTLDLVYDPAAYDRYGACA; translated from the coding sequence ATGACGAATGCCACGTTGTCTCAGCCGGCCCTACCCGCCGCGACCGAAGGCTGGTCGGCCTGGGACGCCTTCCTAGTGACGACCTCCGAGTCTGGCTTCATGCAGTCCTCATGGTGGGCCGACTTTCGTGTGGAGGCCGGCTACGGGAACTTCGGCGTCGTGCTGAGAAATCGAGGGGCGGTCGTCGGGGGGGCGGTGGTGTTGACGTATGAATACGCGCCCGGGCATTGCTTCTACTACATCCCCGAAGGGCCGGTGCTGCCGGCCGGGGAGCGGGCCGCCAGCGAGGTGTTTGCGGCCATCCTCGAGGCGATCGAGGAGCGGCGGCGGACCGAGTCAAGGACCGTGAGCCATCTCAGGATCGAGCCCCGCTGGGAACGTCTGCCGGACTTCGTGCAGGGGTTTCGAGTGGTTCCGGCTTTCAAGGACTGCTACATGGAGCCGCGGGATACCCTGTGCATCGACCTGCGCCCGCCGGAGCCGGCGATCCTCGCGCAGATGAAACCCAAGGGGAGGTACAACATTGGGGTCGCGCGGCGGCATGGCGTTGTCGTCGTCGAGGACAGCACTCGACGCGGCCTTGCAAACTTCCTGCGCATCTATCAGGCAACAGTCCGTCGACAGGGTCTCAGACCCAAGCCCCGGGAGTACTTCGAAGGACTCACTGGCAAGCTCGCACCCCTCGGGCAAGGCGCCGTGTTCTTCGCTGAGCACCGGGGGAGGCGCATCGCCGCGGCTGTCGTTGTGTACTTCGGCTCGCGCGCCACCTACTTCTTCGGCGGCTCGCTGACTGGGAGCCGCAAGTTCATGGCGCCGTACCTTCTCCATTTCGAGATCATGAGGCGCGCGAAGGCGATGGGCTACGACTGGTACGATCTGTGGGGGGTCGCTCCCACGGGCGAGCCCGATCATCCTTGGCAGAGCATAAGCGTCTTCAAGCGCAAGTTCGGCGGCGTCGAGGTCCGGCTCGTGCCCACGCTCGATCTCGTCTACGACCCCGCGGCTTATGACCGCTACGGCGCGTGCGCGTGA
- a CDS encoding HlyD family efflux transporter periplasmic adaptor subunit — translation MAGGATTPSPPRLRIDLIIRRQHTPRGVFVVVKDPASDDFYRFGEVEDFILQQLDGVAHLEEIRQRTESRFGAPLPDGALELFVQKLDKNRLLETDRAPRRDRGLSSRRPRGSLLYLRLPVLDPTRLFDWLLPRARFFFTRRFMVFSAAVIILAAATLAMSWTSFRDDLTRIGFPSAIPMLVAVLFTVVSLHEFAHGMACRHFGGEVREMGFMLIYFAPAFYCNVSDAWLFPERSKRMWVGFAGPYFELFLWALAVFAWQVADGDTWISYVALLVMIGSGVKTLVNFNPLIKLDGYYLLSDFLEIPNLRRKSFRYVGNLIRRLVGSGDRPAPSASPRERRIFLTYGAIATVYSFSLLGLVTMKAGGILIGSGQPIALALFGAMVGTRLRSRIRGLMGKGTLDDDPSDASSDPDAGGDPDAGGGSEPATPRSPRSPRWKRRRLALAGAAAVLVLGVVFGRTELRVSGPVSVLPVENADVRAAVAGIVEKVAVEEGDRVKAGGLIARMSDQALLSDLQTTQAAIQEARANLQKLEAGPTAAEIAVARAALARAAYQAAYARSRSSRTAQAFQLHLVSPREFEDTQALASAARGEEVEAQRRLDVLLAGTRKEEIEAARARIEGLKDRQSFLLEQEDRLNVLSPVGGVVATPSRELRAMERQFVPIGGLIAKVFEIDTVVAQIMVSEKDIANLRPGQRVEVRTRALPGVPFRGLVTSIAVAADAGTATGTPTTSSSVSRSSAAARTFVVTSHIDNHTRLLLPGMTGRAKVSCGQHRVLNLIGRRLAQTLKVDVWSWW, via the coding sequence CGCGCTCGAGCTCTTCGTGCAGAAGCTGGACAAGAACCGTCTGCTGGAGACCGACCGCGCCCCTCGGCGGGATCGCGGCCTCTCGAGCCGGCGGCCGCGCGGAAGTCTACTGTACCTTCGGCTGCCGGTCCTCGATCCGACGCGGCTCTTCGATTGGCTGCTTCCTCGCGCGCGGTTTTTCTTCACGCGTCGATTCATGGTCTTCTCGGCGGCGGTCATCATTTTGGCTGCGGCCACCCTGGCTATGTCCTGGACCTCGTTTCGAGACGACCTCACCCGGATCGGCTTCCCCTCGGCTATCCCAATGCTCGTCGCGGTACTGTTCACTGTCGTGTCGTTGCATGAATTCGCCCATGGCATGGCGTGCCGTCACTTCGGCGGGGAGGTTCGCGAGATGGGCTTCATGCTCATCTACTTTGCGCCCGCATTCTATTGCAACGTGAGCGATGCCTGGCTGTTTCCAGAAAGATCGAAGCGGATGTGGGTGGGGTTCGCGGGACCCTACTTCGAGCTCTTCCTCTGGGCCCTGGCGGTGTTCGCATGGCAGGTGGCCGATGGAGATACCTGGATCAGCTACGTGGCGTTGCTCGTCATGATCGGCTCCGGGGTGAAGACCCTCGTGAATTTCAACCCGCTGATCAAGCTCGACGGTTACTACCTTCTGAGCGACTTCCTCGAGATCCCCAACTTGAGACGGAAGTCGTTCCGCTACGTCGGGAACTTGATCAGGCGGCTGGTGGGATCGGGCGATCGCCCCGCGCCATCCGCGTCGCCGCGCGAGCGCCGCATCTTTCTAACCTACGGGGCCATCGCGACCGTCTATTCGTTCTCGCTGCTCGGTCTGGTGACGATGAAGGCCGGGGGGATTCTCATCGGCAGCGGCCAGCCGATCGCGCTGGCCCTGTTCGGCGCTATGGTGGGAACGCGATTGCGAAGCCGCATCCGCGGTCTCATGGGCAAGGGGACGCTAGACGATGACCCCAGCGACGCGAGCTCCGATCCGGACGCGGGCGGCGATCCCGATGCGGGCGGCGGGAGCGAACCTGCGACGCCACGTAGCCCGCGAAGCCCCCGGTGGAAGAGACGCCGCTTGGCGCTCGCGGGAGCCGCGGCTGTCCTCGTGCTCGGCGTCGTGTTCGGACGCACGGAGCTTCGAGTATCCGGTCCGGTGAGCGTGCTCCCAGTGGAGAACGCCGATGTTCGTGCGGCGGTCGCAGGCATCGTCGAGAAGGTCGCCGTGGAGGAGGGCGACCGCGTCAAGGCCGGCGGCCTGATCGCGCGGATGTCCGATCAGGCACTTTTATCCGACCTGCAGACGACCCAGGCGGCGATCCAGGAGGCGCGGGCGAATCTCCAGAAGCTTGAGGCAGGCCCCACGGCCGCTGAGATCGCGGTCGCGCGCGCGGCGCTCGCCAGGGCAGCCTACCAGGCCGCCTATGCGCGCTCCCGGTCCTCCAGGACCGCGCAGGCGTTCCAGCTGCACCTGGTGTCGCCTCGCGAATTCGAGGATACGCAGGCGCTGGCCAGCGCGGCCAGGGGCGAGGAGGTCGAGGCCCAGCGTCGACTCGACGTCCTGCTTGCGGGAACGCGCAAGGAGGAGATCGAGGCGGCCCGTGCGCGGATCGAGGGGCTGAAGGACCGCCAGAGCTTCCTGTTGGAGCAGGAGGACCGGCTGAACGTGCTCAGCCCGGTCGGCGGCGTCGTGGCCACCCCCTCCCGCGAGTTGCGCGCCATGGAGCGTCAGTTCGTCCCAATCGGGGGCCTCATCGCAAAGGTCTTCGAGATCGACACGGTTGTGGCACAGATCATGGTCTCGGAGAAGGACATCGCCAACCTGCGCCCAGGTCAGCGGGTCGAGGTGCGAACCCGCGCTCTTCCCGGTGTCCCGTTCCGAGGCTTGGTGACCTCCATTGCCGTGGCCGCCGATGCGGGCACGGCGACGGGAACGCCCACGACCTCATCCTCCGTCTCGCGCTCCTCCGCCGCGGCCAGGACCTTCGTCGTCACGAGTCACATCGACAACCACACGCGGCTCCTTCTGCCCGGGATGACCGGGCGGGCCAAGGTGTCATGCGGGCAGCATCGAGTCCTGAATCTGATCGGCCGCCGCCTGGCACAAACCCTCAAAGTCGACGTCTGGTCATGGTGGTGA